The window GAAGGgcaattaaaacattttatttttcaaaactataacATCTCAAattaatgaattattttttgtttcacaagTCTTCTGAAAAATGGTTATTGGctgaaaattctaaaatttctgATTCAGCAAAAGATTAGTGATAGATGTAACTTTGCTGATATGCTAATACTGTATATTACACTTTTTTGTCAAACTACGTAATTCATTATTTAGAGATTGTGAATCATTGCACTGTCCATTTGTATGAATTGAATGGAGTTGCATCCAGATGAGAGACAATGCGAAATCACATTTGGTGTTTTCAGAGTGGAGAAGTTCAAATGGACTTTGCAGGGAAAAGgaatatttttgtttgcatGACAACCACCTGTGAATCACCCATGTTTATATGATTATTGTCTCAGTGCTGTCACAAGTTGATCTTCCATCTCAACACTTGTCTCCAAAACAAATGAGACACAAACCAGCTAGACTTTGATAACTCCGTCTCTGTACATTTTctcgaaaaacaatttttgtctttcatttctGCAAGCACTGTTTAACCCACCTGTTCCTCTTCTCAACCTTCTGTAACATCCAGTCATAGCacttgcttgtatattttcatttctcTCAAACTAGTGTATTATTGCTGTGACATAGTGAAATGTATCATGGGACAATCTTGAATCTAATGCAGTAGTCAATTTTGTAAGCATTACACACAGGTGGAATGTTAAGATATAGTCACATCTGTAATGCATCGTTTGGTTTATGTGTCGGATTATAACTTTTTGTATCTTTGTTTTATAGAAAATATGTCTTTGCTGTTACTCGTGTTTTCTTAATGTTCACATGCATTGAAGTGTGTTTTTGAAACGCAACAAAAGATGGAAGAAAATCACTGTGAGAGAAACTCTACAGTGATATTGTATCATGAAGATTGTTGGTTTTCTTTGGAGAACATGGCACAATTTTACAAGcagtatagccacaaactgatgacgtcaaatcgccacacacaaaacacagacgccttgtaattatggcactgtgtattgtgtatggcaatttgacgtcattagtttgtggctataccacttgtaacaTAGTGTTGAGAACATGTCTAGTAATATCAGTATTTGTTTCTTTGGTGACTTGAAGATTCAACTTTGTATAGTTCTTGACATAATGTAAATGCTTACCAAGTCCTAGTTCAAGGGCAGTCAGCCCCTGGAAATTTACCAGACAGACAGTTATTTCCAGCCCTAACTGATGGGTGAGGAGGCAAAGTCTGTTTGATAAATCTCCAAGGGTTAATGTCCTGGTATCATTACAAATATTACCAtttgaatttgatattcaatttcTATGAAGGTTAATAGTAAAGAGCATACGTCTGATTCTGACCACACTTGATACTCAAAACTTTGTAATTTACCTGATTGCAAGATATCCTGTACTTACAGTGATCTCTGTAGGACAGATTCTGGCTTTGGATTTCCTGTTGAGAAAGTAATTTTCTGTATAAATTTCTGTGAATATGCATACctctatttttataatattcattATTGGCAAATAAATTAGATGCATTAAATGTTCTTTTATGTGTTATTTTGCTTTGAAAGCCTTGTACAGTGGTGTGCCTGCATATCGAACCAAGCTACCCATCAATTACTCAATACTGCCAAACATTCTGCAAAAATCAAGCTACATCATATAATCCAGCACATCAGCATCGCCTAAGTTTTCCAGGTAGCCACAGATTTGATAACTCAATTTTTCATGAACACACAGGGCTGTCAAAAGCCATTTATCTCCAGTACAAGCAGAATATGTGTACTAAGCTTTTCCATCAGTAGCTGCCCACTACTTTAGAGTTCCCTAAGACATACGTACATGACCTTTGACAAGCGCCCTCTACCGGTTTGAACAGTTTAGCATATCCAGTGGTCTTATCTGTGTTTGCCCATGCACTGTATAAAACATTCAGACTTTTCTACACCTCTCAGAATGACACTACCCTTTAACACTATTTCTTTTGATTTCGGATTCATAATCTAGATCTGTCTGTAATCTTACCTTACTCCATTTTGTCTGACCTGATTTCAATGAAACTTGGCAAAAAGATAATCTGACATTGCCTTTGTTCACCCACACAGGTCTTTGTTCATTGTCTTCATGATACTGGATAACAAAGTTCACGTGGGGTCATCTTGATGTGGTTAACCATAGGTCAACACACTTTTCAATCTTTACATACAATgcttacatgtacaatgtaagcAATCTTACAATCCACTTCTGGATTCATTGATTTAGAAAAAGAAAttcaaaccacagtccctccacaaaactgtTCAAACAAATTTATAAAGAATGAAATATCtaccagtatgtatgtattataagCTGACATGATTGGAATTGAATGTAATAGCGTGATATGATAAAAAGTGAGCAGCAGAGATACAGTGAACAGTGATGTTGATGTCAGTGTGGTTTCTGAACAATAAAGATGAACAAGGTTTCCAACCACTGGTGAAACGTTATcttacaaacaaaatgaaaatggagTGTAATGGAGTGGAAATGAATAGTAATACTAAACAAATGAATTCATTGGTTGAAATTGAGCGTCTGTACTGGTATATTGTCAGTTTCTTAAATTTTGCATTCCTTGATATTGTAAAGAAAAGTATATTAACCATTTACAGAATGTCTGTAAAACTGATTTTCTTGTTACTAATGACCATGACATATTTTTCTGTGGATTTAACATAGGCTCCATATTTATTTGAACTTGTGAATTGCCTTTAGTTGTCCAGCAACAAATTTGGTGTTCAGATAAATGGAGTACAGCATGTATTAAATGTATGTCATGATGGAATTGTACTTCTAAAACCAGGGACTGTGAATATCATAAACATGGATTAGTGATGCACAAAAAAAGGATTTTATCCtccttattttaaaatttaacagCTCAGTACAGAAACTTTTTCAGTATTATGATGATAATAACAACAGTACTAGATTGCCATATTATAAGGAGAATTACAGCCAGTACCTCTTGTACAGCTGAAATAGACAGAGGGACAAACATAATAGATTGTaacaaaaatcttaaaatttatTGCTTCTTTTTTGATTGAAGTCAGTGTCAGTTTTCTTACAAAATTAATTATATTGCACATTAACattacagatacatgtatataatataCAAATTAAAGAACCTACACACACTTTATCTAGTCATTATGTTCATGTTGTAAACTGTGTGCACTGTTATCTGTCGTGCTGTCTACAGGCTCATGTTCTTGAACATTGTTTTCATGTTCGTTATGTATCCCTGGATATTGTCTATGTCTCAGAACTTCATTGTCTTGGATATGTTcatcattgtcattgttgatgacatcttcctcctcctcctcatctcCCTCCTCATCCTCATCAACATCCTCTGCATTATCTTTGTCTTCTTTGTAGATGTATGAGTGACATAGGGGACATTTGTCTTGTAAGTACAGCCACTTACGAAGACACAAACTATGAAAATAGTGATTGCATGGCGTaatacatgctgacaataattcCTGGTAACAGATGGCACAaacatcatttagttcatcgaGTTGTTGATTTGTTGCCACTGGCAATGAATTAATCTTTTTAACAGCTGTACGTCTATTCATAAACACCTTCCAACCTAACTTTGCTTGTTGCCAGATGTTAAAATATGCATGAATGCACATCATGAATGCACGAATGTTTCCCCCTGATTCAAAGATCATGATCCAAGCACCGTTACCAAATAAGAAAATACCAAAAATAAATTCTATTGAATTGCCAAAGGCTTTAACATAGTATACGTAATCATCTAATTTTTCCCAGAATGTATTTCTGTAAGCATCTATTATGAAGAGTAAGTAGACAAGAAGGGAAACAAATACTTTTATACAGACTTCAACACAAAATGCTGTAACTGCCAGCAGCCATGTACTAATGTTGTAATTATTCCAAATATGAATCATCAACCAAGGTGCTGCTATTAATAGTGATAAACAGATTGCTAAAACTCTGAGATGCCTTGTAATTGATGTGTTATGAGATGCACTGAGTGCCATCAAGACTGGATTGACCATGTTGTGTATGAAATGCATGATAGCTGTCAGTAGAAGGCAAAAGTTCCGATAAAGTCTGGCCAATCTTTGTTCTGGTGCTAAACCAGATAACCCTGTCTGTAATGCCAAGATAAAGAACAGAATGGCTGAAACTGTTCCCATGTGTTTATCTTCATCATTTTCTCCTCCAAGGATAAATTGAATGATGCTGCCAAACTTTTGGGCAATGGAtgaaatgatagcactcatTCCCAACACTGTCAATGTAGAATCACAACCACTGATCAGTAAATTGCTAAGTATATCCCATATCTTCTCATATTCCAATGTGTACAGTGACTGATCCTCCaccgacaacaacatgacagTGAGGAATACAGCTTGTGTCATGAACCTTGTAATCCAGAAAACACGCAGTACTGTTGGCACATGAAGTCTCCGCCATTGGTCTTCCACGAATATGTGTACACCATAATTACGTATTATGTGTTGCACTAGTACAAATGCATACCTTGCGGATGAGTACATCTCTGGTATTTTACCAATTATGGTAGCGCATAGAACAAATAATGGTGCTCCTATAGAAAAGTACTGAGAGAATTTGTAAATGATAAATGGAACTGTATCAAACTGTTCTACATATGCTGGTAAGACTAGTCTGAAGATGATGGGCATGATAAATGCTGAGTATGTCATACATCCCACAGATAGTACATACTTGGTTCCGATGGAAACTGTAAACATTGTTGCATAGACTATTTGTACAAACAAATACACATAGAACTCTGTATCTTCTATGATGTCCCCTGCTTTCGACTGTTGGAAGGCATCCCTGAATTTCTCATTGAATACTTGATTCCACCAATGTGAAGCACCCAGAATTGTAGTTGCCATGGCAAAGGCATAGACTTTCAATAGTACATGGAGTGATAAGCTGAACATGATAAATGAAAGTATCAATcctgccaaaaaaaaaaaggcacagaaaattagcatattcaGTAATTCTCCTGGGCACATGCTTATACAATGTAGGATTTGGGGCACAATTTTTTCCGCCGAGGTCTCCGCTACGTATCGATCGGTATCAGGGTAGTGGAAaccaaataatcttgaaataaatagatTTCAAGCTGTAATGTATTAGTGCGTGGCTACCTCTGCTATCCTTTGCTAcccaaaatctcatttgcataaatgaatcgtGCCTCGAATTTGGCAGTAATTGCACATGCTAGTCAAGATCACTGACACAAAGCTTCATACCATAATAGAATGATGCActgatttacatacatgtagtaatAGGAGACAGGCTAACACTGATGGCCAAGTTTACAGCAACCCAGAGCAAGGTAGCTGTGCTTACTCTCTATGTAATGAAAGAAATGTACCTTTTATGGAAGGACATGACATTTCATGCCTTGTATGTTGCTTTTCTGCAGATCGTAGGGTTTAGATATCAATGTTATTTATCCCGCTGAACTAAGTGTAGCAAGGATTAAAATTTCTATTTTATCACAAGGTATGGCAACTGCAATGAGTCCTAAATGTACAACTCCAGTGTACAACATACACCCTTCAAATACCCACGGATCACATTGTATACAGTTCCCTACTTGTGGACCCTGAAATTAAGGGCAGCCAGACCAAGGCACCACTGAAGATTATTTGGAATCTATGAATGAATAACTTTCTGCCATGGGAACAGTATAGTAGGTACAGTTTTGATTGGTCAGTACGTACTAAAAAAAGTTCTGCTAGAACAGgggtattaaaaatacagatttttcaTCTATCCTGTTCTACGTTACACTAGTGGCAATCTTATCTGGGCCAGCTCATGGGATAAAAGCATCATGATATCCCATCGTCTCAAGTGAGCTGAATGTATTGGGCaaaatcatggatgtaaaaatctGTTTTTACATCCATTGCAACTTATACTACATCGACAGGACAAGCTCAACAACTACAGCGAGGTATAGACAATAAGGGGGAGACTGGTATTCAAAGATCCCATCAACATAAAGAATCCAAAAGGTTGATAATTTCATCATATGCTCGGACGAAGTCAGTGGTTGAAGGTGTGGCTGTAAATAGCAGACTCGCGGAACTGCACGTGCACACCGTAGACCCTCGACATCATAGACCCCCGAAACTTAGGTCTATGGGCACACAGAGCTTAGGACGATattagccctgtgtacgatgccgTGTGTTCTCGGCGTTTATCGGCCTGACTCACCGCATGGGTACAGTGCCCGTATCATGCCGGGACAACACATACATGCATCGTAAAAGTTAGtaataccatggaggtagtagtaaTATGGTAATACGCAGGGCTAAGGCGGTTTAGGACGGTATGTGCCAGCAGTCTTCAGGACgaaaagctgcaaaaatacctgATAGCACTGGTAAAGCTGTAAGTTTAATAATTTAGATAACAGGATTACAGCTCTAAAATGTCGTGATATACTCATTGCTCAGGAAAACTTACCATTAACCGTTACAACAACTGAAAACACGGATTGGTCTTGCCAGGGTAGGGGTACTTGGTAGTTGAGGAGGCCAtcgatgaaaaaaattgcaggCACTCGTAAAACAACGTCTAAAATTGCTAGAATAATTGACTTTAAGTGTCCAGGAGAGGTTCTGTTTGACTGTAAATTGATCCCATCCATTTTTCAGACGGGTCACGCCCAGATATGTGAGTTTCTTGAATTTTGTGTTGCGGAAATGCAGCCAGTCGGCA of the Ptychodera flava strain L36383 chromosome 20, AS_Pfla_20210202, whole genome shotgun sequence genome contains:
- the LOC139120805 gene encoding E3 ubiquitin-protein ligase RNF139-like, whose translation is MDGINLQSNRTSPGHLKSIILAILDVVLRVPAIFFIDGLLNYQVPLPWQDQSVFSVVVTVNGLILSFIMFSLSLHVLLKVYAFAMATTILGASHWWNQVFNEKFRDAFQQSKAGDIIEDTEFYVYLFVQIVYATMFTVSIGTKYVLSVGCMTYSAFIMPIIFRLVLPAYVEQFDTVPFIIYKFSQYFSIGAPLFVLCATIIGKIPEMYSSARYAFVLVQHIIRNYGVHIFVEDQWRRLHVPTVLRVFWITRFMTQAVFLTVMLLSVEDQSLYTLEYEKIWDILSNLLISGCDSTLTVLGMSAIISSIAQKFGSIIQFILGGENDEDKHMGTVSAILFFILALQTGLSGLAPEQRLARLYRNFCLLLTAIMHFIHNMVNPVLMALSASHNTSITRHLRVLAICLSLLIAAPWLMIHIWNNYNISTWLLAVTAFCVEVCIKVFVSLLVYLLFIIDAYRNTFWEKLDDYVYYVKAFGNSIEFIFGIFLFGNGAWIMIFESGGNIRAFMMCIHAYFNIWQQAKLGWKVFMNRRTAVKKINSLPVATNQQLDELNDVCAICYQELLSACITPCNHYFHSLCLRKWLYLQDKCPLCHSYIYKEDKDNAEDVDEDEEGDEEEEEDVINNDNDEHIQDNEVLRHRQYPGIHNEHENNVQEHEPVDSTTDNSAHSLQHEHND